A genomic window from Flavobacterium azooxidireducens includes:
- a CDS encoding ComEC/Rec2 family competence protein produces MKVIKFPTIVITICLILGILVSNEIKPDVYLAVLIVSAALFPFLILYFFLRTNLKFRLSFGISSYVLAFTIGIFLFALHYPKNQSSHYSNSEYNFSEKSLVKGVISEKLKPNQFSFKYFMEVESVNKKETKGKLLIILNKKDAEKEFEIGDEILANAMLKPIIRPHNPYQFDYAAYLEKKDVFDQLYLENQNYKVIAKQENLNFLLERTRNKVVAFFENENIPSDRINIIKALFLGQRQNIEQETLDTYSKSGAIHILAISGLHIGILLYFFKALLKPIERIRHGRIITPILLIVILWTFALLSGLSASVVRAVTMFTFVSIGMYMNRETNIYNTLGSSILILLLFKPNFIFDVGFQLSYCAVFSIVTIQPLLSKLWTSKNKIVGYFYDILTVSFAAQIGVLPLSIYYFHQFPGLFFVTNLVIIPLLTVILITGMVSILLSAIGIYFSLLVEFLSGLIGFMSGYVNLVSSFEQFIIKDISFNYYILFASLLVIISIIVFIKKPTSKGIILTLITIFIFQISIIGSKEFHKNQNEFIIFQYPKKTILASKKNSSIVLHSNDSLANSNYVIKNYIQNNFGRIDSLSTLQNVYWINKTKILVIDEKGIFDLPIKPEIVLITQSPKINFERLLSNLSPQTVIADGSNYKTLIEDWEKTCQKKNIPFHSTSEKGYYRISLD; encoded by the coding sequence ATGAAAGTGATAAAATTCCCTACCATTGTAATTACTATCTGTTTGATTTTAGGAATTTTAGTTTCCAACGAAATCAAACCGGATGTTTATTTGGCAGTACTGATTGTTTCAGCAGCACTATTTCCGTTTTTGATTTTATACTTTTTTCTTAGAACGAATTTGAAATTTAGACTAAGCTTCGGAATCTCATCTTATGTTTTAGCTTTTACAATCGGAATATTTCTTTTTGCATTGCACTATCCTAAAAATCAGTCTTCTCACTATTCAAATTCTGAATATAATTTTTCTGAAAAGAGTCTTGTGAAAGGCGTTATTTCAGAAAAACTAAAACCGAATCAATTTTCATTTAAGTATTTTATGGAAGTTGAATCAGTCAATAAAAAAGAAACAAAAGGAAAACTTTTAATCATTTTGAATAAGAAAGATGCGGAAAAAGAATTTGAAATTGGTGATGAAATTTTAGCCAATGCAATGCTAAAACCTATCATCAGACCACATAATCCATATCAATTTGACTATGCTGCTTATTTGGAGAAGAAGGATGTTTTTGATCAATTATATTTAGAAAATCAGAATTATAAAGTAATTGCAAAACAAGAAAATTTGAATTTTCTATTAGAAAGAACAAGAAATAAAGTCGTTGCTTTTTTTGAAAATGAAAACATTCCTTCTGATAGAATAAACATCATTAAAGCTTTGTTTTTAGGTCAACGACAAAACATTGAACAAGAAACATTAGATACTTATTCAAAATCGGGAGCAATTCATATTTTGGCGATTTCCGGTTTGCATATTGGAATTTTACTGTATTTTTTCAAAGCATTATTAAAACCAATTGAACGAATTCGGCATGGAAGAATTATTACGCCAATTCTTTTAATTGTCATATTGTGGACTTTTGCATTGCTTTCAGGACTATCAGCTTCTGTTGTGAGAGCTGTCACGATGTTCACGTTTGTGAGTATTGGCATGTATATGAATAGAGAGACGAATATTTACAACACATTAGGTTCGTCTATTCTAATTTTGCTATTATTTAAACCCAATTTTATCTTTGATGTCGGTTTTCAATTGAGTTATTGTGCGGTTTTTTCAATCGTAACCATTCAACCCTTACTTAGCAAATTATGGACTTCAAAAAATAAAATTGTTGGATATTTTTATGATATTCTAACCGTTTCCTTTGCAGCTCAAATTGGCGTTTTGCCTTTGAGTATTTATTATTTTCATCAATTTCCTGGTTTGTTTTTTGTTACCAATTTGGTTATCATTCCATTACTAACGGTAATCTTAATTACTGGAATGGTAAGTATTCTTCTATCTGCCATTGGGATTTATTTTTCGCTTTTGGTTGAATTTCTTTCTGGATTAATTGGATTTATGAGTGGTTATGTGAATTTAGTTTCCTCTTTTGAACAATTTATTATTAAAGATATTTCATTTAATTATTATATTCTTTTTGCTTCGCTTTTGGTAATCATAAGTATAATTGTTTTCATAAAAAAACCAACTTCCAAAGGAATCATTTTGACTTTAATTACGATTTTTATTTTTCAAATTTCTATCATTGGTTCGAAGGAATTTCATAAAAATCAGAATGAATTTATCATCTTTCAATATCCTAAAAAAACCATTTTGGCGAGTAAAAAAAATAGCTCCATTGTTTTGCATAGCAATGATTCTTTAGCCAATTCAAATTATGTGATTAAAAATTACATCCAAAACAATTTTGGAAGAATTGACAGTCTTTCGACTCTTCAAAATGTATATTGGATTAATAAAACCAAGATTTTGGTGATTGATGAAAAAGGGATTTTCGATCTACCGATTAAACCCGAAATTGTATTGATTACACAATCTCCCAAAATAAATTTTGAGAGACTGTTGAGTAATTTAAGCCCACAAACTGTAATTGCAGACGGCAGTAACTACAAAACTTTAATTGAAGATTGGGAGAAAACTTGTCAGAAAAAAAATATCCCTTTTCACTCTACCAGCGAAAAGGGATATTATCGAATTAGTTTAGACTAA
- the lpxB gene encoding lipid-A-disaccharide synthase → MKYYIIAGEASGDLHGSNLMKALHKEDAQADIRFWGGDLMQKAGGTLVKHYKELAFMGFAEVIFNLKTILNNITFCKKDIEQFNPDVIIFIDYPGFNMRIAEWAKKKKIPTHYYISPQIWAWKENRIKNIKRDFDKLYVILPFEKDFYEKKHHFPVEFVGHPLIDAIHNRTKVEESTFRKEHNLDERPIIALLPGSRKQEISKLLHEMLAVVKDFPDYQFVIAGAPGQDYAFYKQFLTNKAVHFISNKTYDLLSVAHAALVTSGTATLETALFKVPEVVCYKGNWISYQIAKRIITLKYISLVNLIMDEEVVTELIQSECNSKNIKAELSKILDEKYRQKLIEKYHLLEAKLGGEGASKKVAKLILEDIS, encoded by the coding sequence ATGAAGTACTACATTATAGCCGGTGAAGCTTCGGGCGATTTGCACGGATCGAATTTAATGAAAGCTCTTCATAAAGAAGATGCTCAGGCTGATATTCGGTTTTGGGGTGGCGATTTGATGCAAAAAGCTGGCGGAACTTTAGTAAAACATTATAAAGAACTGGCTTTTATGGGTTTTGCTGAAGTGATTTTTAACCTAAAAACCATTTTAAATAACATTACTTTTTGCAAAAAAGACATAGAGCAATTTAATCCCGATGTAATTATTTTTATTGATTATCCCGGTTTTAATATGCGAATTGCCGAATGGGCTAAGAAGAAAAAAATTCCCACTCATTACTATATTTCTCCACAAATTTGGGCTTGGAAAGAAAATCGTATCAAGAACATCAAACGTGATTTTGACAAATTGTATGTGATTCTTCCGTTTGAAAAAGATTTTTATGAAAAGAAACATCATTTTCCGGTTGAATTTGTTGGACATCCTTTGATTGATGCGATTCATAATCGAACAAAAGTAGAAGAATCAACCTTTAGAAAAGAACACAATTTAGACGAAAGACCAATAATTGCTCTTTTACCCGGAAGCAGAAAGCAAGAAATCAGTAAACTTTTGCATGAAATGTTGGCTGTTGTAAAAGATTTTCCTGATTATCAGTTTGTGATTGCAGGAGCACCGGGGCAAGATTATGCCTTTTACAAGCAATTTTTGACGAACAAAGCCGTTCATTTTATTTCGAATAAAACGTATGATTTGTTGAGTGTTGCTCATGCTGCTTTAGTTACATCGGGAACAGCAACATTAGAAACTGCATTGTTCAAAGTGCCGGAAGTGGTTTGCTATAAAGGAAATTGGATTTCATATCAAATTGCCAAACGAATTATTACATTAAAATATATTTCGCTTGTCAACTTAATTATGGATGAAGAAGTGGTGACCGAACTGATTCAAAGTGAATGTAATTCAAAAAACATTAAAGCTGAATTATCTAAAATTTTAGATGAAAAATACCGACAAAAATTAATTGAAAAATACCATCTTTTAGAAGCAAAATTAGGTGGTGAAGGAGCTAGTAAAAAAGTAGCAAAACTAATTTTAGAAGATATTTCTTGA
- the surE gene encoding 5'/3'-nucleotidase SurE, translated as MSKKPLILVTNDDGISAPGIRALIDVMKQLGDVVVVAPDSPQSAMGHAITINNTLFINKVNFDSEVKEEYSCSGTPVDCVKLAVNEILKQKPDLCVSGVNHGSNSSINVIYSGTMSAAVEAGIEGIPAIGFSLLDYDWNANFEPIKNSIKTIASQVLENGLPEGVILNVNFPKLKEKELKGMKVCRQAKAFWKEEFDKRKTPQGKDYYWLTGEFINQDKGEDTDEWALANGYISIVPVQFDLTAHHAIQKLNTYKFNL; from the coding sequence ATGAGTAAAAAACCGCTTATTTTAGTAACCAACGACGATGGAATCTCTGCTCCCGGCATCAGAGCCTTGATTGATGTAATGAAACAATTAGGCGATGTTGTAGTTGTTGCACCGGATAGTCCGCAAAGTGCAATGGGTCATGCGATCACCATCAACAACACACTTTTTATTAATAAAGTTAATTTTGATTCGGAAGTAAAAGAAGAATACAGTTGTTCAGGAACTCCTGTGGATTGTGTCAAATTGGCCGTTAATGAAATTTTAAAACAAAAGCCGGATTTGTGTGTTTCAGGTGTGAATCACGGTTCAAATTCTTCGATTAATGTCATTTATTCCGGAACGATGAGTGCTGCGGTAGAAGCCGGTATAGAAGGAATTCCCGCCATCGGTTTTTCATTGTTAGATTATGATTGGAATGCCAATTTTGAACCAATCAAAAATTCAATTAAAACCATTGCTTCCCAAGTATTGGAAAACGGTCTGCCCGAAGGTGTGATTTTAAACGTTAACTTTCCCAAACTAAAAGAAAAAGAATTAAAAGGCATGAAAGTTTGTCGTCAAGCCAAAGCCTTTTGGAAAGAAGAATTTGATAAACGCAAAACACCGCAAGGAAAAGATTATTACTGGCTCACCGGAGAATTCATCAACCAAGATAAAGGTGAAGATACTGATGAATGGGCTCTTGCTAATGGCTACATTTCTATCGTACCGGTTCAATTTGACTTGACAGCTCATCATGCTATTCAAAAATTAAATACGTATAAATTCAATTTATAA
- a CDS encoding C40 family peptidase has translation MKNAVIISFLLFFLVGCKSTSSGIVTSKSEAEKKGMYTAPKHSKVVAKNTRKTTETSKATKKSRITESDDEDFVPDNENTPYLIQQLISSAKQYEGVRYRGGGTTTAGMDCSGLVCTVFNAYDIQLPRRSVDMSKVGEKLKLKDVQKGDLVFFKTSNRGVINHVGLVTEVRDDEIIFIHSSVQRGVIISSTKEPYYQRTFAQANRVLTEEHF, from the coding sequence TTGAAAAACGCAGTTATTATATCTTTTTTGTTGTTCTTTTTGGTGGGATGTAAATCTACCTCCTCCGGCATTGTTACCAGTAAAAGTGAGGCCGAGAAAAAAGGAATGTATACAGCTCCAAAACATTCGAAAGTGGTTGCAAAAAACACGCGAAAAACTACTGAAACTTCTAAAGCCACAAAAAAATCAAGAATTACAGAATCAGACGATGAAGATTTTGTTCCTGATAATGAAAACACACCCTATTTAATTCAACAATTAATAAGTTCTGCTAAGCAATACGAAGGTGTTCGCTATCGTGGCGGAGGCACAACAACTGCCGGAATGGACTGTTCGGGATTAGTTTGCACTGTTTTCAACGCTTATGATATTCAATTGCCACGAAGATCGGTTGACATGTCTAAAGTAGGTGAAAAGTTAAAACTGAAAGACGTACAAAAAGGTGATTTAGTTTTTTTTAAAACCAGTAATCGTGGCGTGATCAATCATGTTGGATTGGTTACAGAAGTGCGTGATGACGAAATTATATTCATTCATTCTTCGGTGCAACGAGGCGTGATTATCTCTTCTACCAAAGAGCCTTACTATCAAAGAACCTTTGCTCAAGCCAATCGGGTTTTGACTGAAGAACATTTTTAA